The sequence aattgacTGTTTACTGGAAATATTTGCTCATTTTACATCTTTAAATGTCATGCCTGACATTTGtagctgtaaaaatgtaaattgcaTCGGTGTAAACAGTTTTTTTATGGCTATAAAACTGAAAGAGCAGTTTGTCTTCTTTATCTACTGACTGActgtttacctgaaatatttgCCAATTTTGCATCTTTATAGtaaaattttaaacaaaataaaccatgaCATAGCAAATAAAtgctgtttatatattttttggcaTATTCTACTCATCTGTCAATCATCTGTATCAAACTTTAATGGTTTCGAAGCTGCCGCCTGAAAGCTTTGGTTGTATTCGAGAACATTTGGCTTCTTTCCACTGAGTTATTTTAGCTCcgtcatttattatttaacacatctTGTATTTTCACATCAATACAATACAGCATCAAGTATTCCAGTGTTGGATAAAATATGGATTTAATTGGTTTCGTTCAGTTTATGGTTGATCATCGATGGTAAGACGGTGGAAAATCCAGATAATTGCTTCCTCTGGAGCTTTTTCTTAATCAACAAAAAGTCCAAATGCACTTTGTTTGTTGGGACGTATTGACTGATCATTTGTCTCTACAGTCTTTACCAACCACTGAGCTTCgatttatttcttcatttgtgtttttgaaCAAATGCAAGCTGTACTGTTTGTTTTGCACTGTTGTCAGTGTGGGTTTACACTTGAACACTGACAGAAATCTCTTAATTTGATCCTAGAATAATGATTTATGTAGCATTTCCACTCCAGTAAACCTGTGAATGATCTGGTTGTTCGTACAGAATCGTTCAGAACGTTGATATGAGTCCGATGTTCATAATTCTGTTTCTCGTCTTTCAGGTCAGAGCTTATGACGCCGATACCGGTGCCAACGGAGAGATCGACTACAGCCTCCAAGCGTCCGACATCGTCCAGAGGCTTCTGCGCATCGACCGATCCACCGGCATCATTTACGTCAAAGGCCTGGTGGACCGCGAGGAGGACAACTTCCTCAAGTTCTTTGTCTCCGCCAAAGATCGCGGTCCCAACTCCAAGAGCTCCAAAGTCGTTGTGACGGTCAACATCAAGGACCAGAATGACAACGCTCCGGCTATCGAGATCCGAGGCATTGGCCTGGTGACACACCATAACGGCGTGGCCAACATCTCCGAGGACATGCCCATCGGTACCCCGGTGGCTCTGGTCCAAGTGTCGGATCGTGACGAGGGTGAAAACGCGGTGGTGACCTGCGTTGTTGCCGGTGACGTCCCATTTCAGCTCCGACCTGCTAGCGAGTCCGCCAACGACAGGAAGAGGAAGTACTTCCTGCAGACAACTACCCTACTGGATTACGAACGTGTGAAGGATTACAGGATTGAAATCGTCGCAGTGGATTCTGGGAACCCCGCCCTGTCTAGCACCAACTCCCTCAAAGTTCAGGTCACCGACATAAATGACAACGCTCCGTCCTTTTCCCCCACTGTACTCGAGGTAGACTTCGCGGAGGGAAACCAACCAGGTGACAAAGTGTTGGATGTGGCGGCCTCGGATGCAGACAGTGGCACCAACGCAGAGCTAGCTTATAGCATCATCGAGCTCTCTGCGAAAAAGCTGTTTGACATCGATACCAACTCTGGAGAGGTTCGTGTGAAGAACCTGCTGGACCGAGAGGAAACGGAGCGCTACGAGTTTCGTGTGGCGGCAGCAGACAAAGGTGTGCCAAGTAAAACCGGCACTGCTACGGTGGTGGTCAACGTTCTGGATCGCAATGACAACGACCCCAAGTTCATGCTGAGCAGTTACAGCTTCTCTGTGATCGAGAACATGCCTCCACTCAATCCCGTCGGTGTGGTAACGGTCACAGATACAGATAAAGGCGAGAACGCCAGAGTGACGCTGTCAGTCGAACCAGACAATGGCAAGTTTTTTATCCAGAATGGTACGGGGACCATCCTGTCCAGCATCTCCTTTGACCGTGAGAAGGAAAGCACCTACACCTTCCGCCTGAAAGCTGTGGACTCCGGTAATCCACCCCGTTCATCTTACGCAGGCGTCACAATCAACGTCTTGGATGAGAATGACAACGCCCCCTACGTCACCAAACCGTCCAACTCGTCCTACACGTATCTCACACCGGTCACTCCACCAGACACACGGGTGGGGGTTGTAGAGGCTGAGGACATTGATTCTGGACCCAATGCTGATCTGACCTACACCATTGCAGGCGGAAACCCTTATGGGCTCTTCCACATCTCACCAACAAGTGGGGAGATAACTTTGGCGCAGGAATTCACCGGTAAACACAACGGGCTGCACCGTCTTGTAGTTCGAGTCAGTGATAAAGGCAAACCTCAGCGCCACACCACTGCCCTGGTTCATGTTTTTGTCAACGACACCAAGTCCAACGCCTCCCTGATCGAGGCTCTGGTCGGACACAGCCTCTACACCCCACTGGACAGAGACATTGCCGGAGATCCCAACTATATTCTCGCGCAACGAAGCAACATTTTGTACGGCAGCTTGGCAGGGATCGCCGGAGTTATCCTGGTCATCGTAGCCGTGGTGGTGATCCGACACCGGCTGCAGAAAGACACCAAGAGTGGCTACCAGGCCGGCAAAAAGGAAAGCAAGGACCTGTACGCTCCCAAGCAAGGTCCTAAAAACGGCAAAGGGAAAAAGACCAAGAAGGGAAAGGCGCCCAAACCGGCCAAACCgctggaggaggacgaggaggccAGTTTGCAGAAAGGCCTCAAGTTCAACCTCATCAACGACAACGTCAACGACAGTCCCAGAATCCACCTGCCCCTTAACTACCCACCGGGAAGCCCCGATCTGGGCCGCCACTACCGCTCCAATTCCCCGCTGCCCTCCATCCAGCTTCAGCCACAGTCCCCCTCCGCCTCAAAGAAGCACCAGGCCGTTCAGGACCTCCCCGCCACCAACACCTTTGTGGGGACGGGCGACAACAACTCCACGGGCTCTGACCAATATTCGGATTACAGCTACAAGGCCAACCCGCCCAAATACAGCAACAAACAGGTAGGAGACTACGCAAACACGGCAATGTACCACAAGAACATCTATTGGACCAACCAGGTGTGGTAGTCATGCTGGGACTGGTTTGGCACAGCCGATATCCTTCCACCAAAGCTGCACTGATTCCCCTGCACAGCACCCACCTCCAGTCGGCTGTCTCTCCCCTTTTGTTCTTTTGGTTTGCTTTGGTTCTGTTCACCATTTCTGTTCCGTTCATTGTTTGGTTTTCACCTCGACATGGACACCACAATTAAGTCATGAAGGATTACATGAGGGATAGACCAAATATGGGCTTACCAATATTTATCGACGGATATTTGGAGCTTTAACTGAACTCTGAAGGATGTTTTTGCAAtgtttgtgttgattttttttgtgttgttaatGTTCCTCAATCAAATAGAAAATGTTAACTACAACAAATCtgatttgcattatgaaaattgATGATTTCAAGGGAAGCAGATGTTGGATGTCCTGTACAAACACAAACCCCATATTGGTCTATCCTCGGCTTCAATGTgagtttcatttatttcatgtgtttattttcaccttttcacCGTGGGGTTTTTACAAAGGAAGTtttgagttttatttttattattattattattcacaagATTTTGGACTTTTCAGTTCTTTTGTGCGACCATTGAAAGGTTCACGCTGACATCCTCATTaagtctgaatgttttttttttctttttttcttctctgaaaaGCTGACTCGAGGTTTAAAGCTGCTCTTTATGGCCGGATCAGCTTGTTGAAGTGTGACAAAGAGTGACTGTGAATTCctgacttacttttttttttttccccgtagTTTTATTGTTTCTGGGCTTTCTTTGGCCAGGAACTAGCCTGGGCTGGAGCAGCACTTTAGAGTGTTTCCATCCAGTTCGGACCAATTTAAGGTAATTTCAGTTCGGTCAGGGAGCCAAGAAGAAGTGAAGGAAGAaagaaggggtgggggtgggggtgtacaaAGCCACTACATACACTATGAAGGAAAAAGGTACACTACGACTAAATCCAACCGTTTCTTCACCTCTGCTCCTGCTGTCAGGTCAGCTGAAATACGACTTTTAATTTTACCGTGTTCCCAATCACGGGGGCTAAAAAGTCAATTGTTTGCACAGATTAATGGCAGGTAATTTTCCAGGCGCCCGCTTTCGCCTTCCTTTACCCAGAGTGCCTTGCTCTATTCTATTTAATGGACAAAAATAAGATGAtcttggggtggggggtggggtcattAACCATGTGATCGTGACGAGCTTTCACGGCCGATGGACTTATTACAAACGGTCACAGTGGAGACAATCAAGGCATGGTAGCGATGTGCAGACTGTACATATTTGTGAATGACTTGTTGaatatttggttttgtttgtgctcttttcttttttcttttaatcatctGCTGTTTCTGTTGCGACAttcctgtgtgtggtgtgtatgtgCTAACAAGGGCATTCTCATTGTTCCTGCATTTACTGACTTGTGTTCACCTTGTACCAAAGACTCACACGTGCACATACTCGAGTATTTACGTCGAGCGTCATGGATACCAAGCTCAGACTGTGTCGGCGCTTGTTCTCTCGGTCGCTCTAACAGTTCCTGCTGATGTTCGCAGGCTGCTAGCGCCCCCGCCGGGTTAATATTTAGCCCGTTAACACCCTACCCGCAGGCGTCACACTTCACCCTGCTTCGGATTTTACCGCCACATATCGACTGTGTTCCATCACACCTGCTCAGTCATGGACTCTTGTCTGGGGAAAGAAATGTACAGTgttcctttgttttgtttgttttttacggCTAAAAGCAGATTTTATTTCAATAAACATGTTGCTTAAATGTTAAAAAACCAAAAAGTGGAGCTTTCTGTGAATTCACTGAGTGGCTGAAGTGGGGCATGCTGGGAAAAACACGGTGGAGAGAGGTACagtatttcattttcatttccattgTCCACACGTGGGGAGAAAATGTATTTAGAGTGCAGAGAAGGCACTGCGTTTGGTCCACGTTTAATTAAAATTCTGTGTTTTTTAAGTGATTCCTGCAGTGATCCGACCGGGAGGATTGGTGTTGGCAGTAAAGTTCAATATTCCCAACAGAAGAACTGAACTGAGGGGACTGTAGAGCAGGATGTGTTCACGATTGGGTCGATTGCCATGAAATTCAGTGCAGAGAATAAGCCAATAAGTCACATTTTATGCCTATAATAACTTGTCCGGAACAGACAGCATGGGTGGGTCAGCCACAAAGAAGAGaagcactttaaccctctgtTAACAGCTGGTTTCATCTGCTGTTTGCATCACATGGTTCTGTTGTCTGTGGGATTCAAAGGTCTGACTGTAGAATTCACTCATTTGTCTGTGcttcattttttttacacatttttatacagTTGCAGATTGAGTTTGTGGCAGatctgcacaggtgtcaaacatgcggcctgggtccaaaaccggcccgctgacCATCAAActctaaaataatatcataattagAGCTGCGACCGATTAATCAAAGTGATCCAAACAAAGTCATTCAGCCTCCATTCTCCTGCATCTTCagctttgttttcttcatttcactgctgttaaacattggttccaccgttgtgtttcacacggacacttattgtgacgcacaaacaagcttcaattcaggaaaattgtaatggaatatttcccttcaatcagttcAATTTGATTGATCAAATCATGAATTTTTCCATTCACCTCAAGCACcgaatcgattaatcggtttcagctctaatcataataacctgtaaataatgacaacaccacttttaaaatttgatttagtgcaaaaaatattaaattataaaaatatttacaataacaaactatcctttaacaataaaatgtgaataacctgaacaaatatgaacaagctgaaatgtctgaagtgcagttttaataattttctgcctgttactaaaagttttgtgccttttgtagatctgatctgtaatgcatgtgtactGTATAGAAATATAAATGATAATTCAAgccataatattgataaaattgtacttacatttcttaacaaatttcattgttttcaggtTACTGACATccttttagtttggatagtttgtaaatgtaaatgttggcagaactgaatgttattttttgcactaaaacagtttggagttgttattatttattggctCTCATgctattattggactggtccagcccactgcagattaaatgtagctgaatgagtttgacaccactgggtTACAGGATCCCCTCACAAGtaaattggacattttttttcaataaaatgtgTAATTTCACATCATTTTAGACAATTATTGGGGCAGACATTTATTAACTGTGTGCAATAATGTGGAAAAGCTACAGCTGCTATTAACCTAAAAATCTTCAAAAATCAAAGTCCTGGTATTAAATCTGTTAGTTTTGATGCTTCCCACATGGATTTTTACTCTGCTTTGGATTAGATGGAGCCCAGAATAGCACCTAAGCCTTATAATGGAAGGGAAACCCTGCATCAGGTTTGTTAAATGAATAGTGTTTGCTGTCCTTTTGAAATGACATTTGCATTTTTTATCAAAAATACGTCTGAATGTGGGCGAAAATGTCAAATGAAtaagaaaaattacattatttCATGGGACTTGACTTCAGTAAGTCTGCAGATTATTTATGAAAACGACATTACATTGCATCTATTTACTATTAAATAAATCTAATGTAAAATGAATCCAATCTAAATGTGTTTAAGCAAGTTTGATACTGGTGCAAAGTGTTCATAGACACAACACTGATATTTTTACCATTATTCCAAATATAGTCTGTTAAAGTggatttaaaacaacaaaaactaatgtATGCAAGTCATTTATCAGTACAGGACACACATTTATTAGCGTAACATCATTAACACAAGTAAAAACCAAATAAATTAACTTACATAATGTATTGTAGTACATATTCTCTAAATAATCTGTAATATTTAGGTTTAATATTTACCAAATGCCTACATACGATCATACAGTGTACGGTTtatgttacagtaaaaaaaaaataagcataaaCGTGTCTTCTCCTCCAGTTTTGGAAATCACGGTCGATGTTAAACTTAATTTTCTTTGGCATTTAATGCCTTAAATCTAACTCAAACCCTCTTTCATCCTCTTAAAGGTCAGCGTTCGACTCTGACACCATGAAAACAGAGACTTTCTCTGCAAACGCACAGACATAAGACCAGCACATGAGGAAAAATGCACAAATTATAcatgaaaaatgtctaaaaaatcaAACCGTGATTAAATTAGAtggaaaaagaaactgaaattgcAGTTCAGCCAGTGTTACTGCGTACATAATAGCTCCTAAGGCTGAGTAAATAGTGGATTTCTGTTCTTTAGATGTAGATTTAATGACAAATAAGACATGTTTAGCAAATTCTTAGAACATGTCCATAAGGAGTGAAACACTGAAACTAGACATTTATGATCAAATTAACCAGAAAACACCTGAAATTCAATCATCATTCCACCATCTGAGTTTCCTGCACAAATCCAACATAAAATCCTTTCAACTTTAAAGAAACAATGACTGAAAAGCAAGGttcttatcgttaacgaaaactaacgaaatcaccaaaacaaaattgtaaaaaaacattttcgttaatggaaataaataaaaactagaaataaaagaaaaaaccataactaactgaaactgtattgtgtgtttacaaagctaactaaaacagatacaaattatggggaaaattcccttcgttttcgtctttgtcaatgttggattgatacgaaagcaatttatttcgctctagcaattgtGGCTAGCGgcaccatccgacactttttgctccgtcacttgtgttcacttgtggtttccagtcgtcttctggtccccactctacctggaaacatggagactaaagcagcagagtcctgtctgggattgatttgaataggagcacagagaagaagagaaaagagaccactgaactacaactgaactacaactgaactacaactgaactacaactgaactacaactgaactataactgaactacaactgaactacaactaaactacaactgaactacaactgaactacaactaaactacagctgaactacaactaaactacaactgaactacaactgaactacaactgaactacaactgaactacaactaaactacaactgaactacaactgaactacaactgaactacaactgaactacaactacaactaaactacaactgaactataactgaactacaactgaactacaactgaactacaactgaactacaactaaactacaactaaactacaactgaactacaactgaactacaactaaactacaactgaactacaactaaactacaactgaactaaaactaaactacaactgaactacaactaaactacaactgaactacaactgaactacaactgaactacaactgaactacaactaaactacaactgaactacaactgaactacaactgaactacaactgaactacagctaaactacaactgaactacaactacaactgaactacaactgaactacgactgaactacgactgaactacgactgaactacagctgaactacaactgaactacaactgaactacgactgaactacgactgaactacagctgaactacagctgaactacaactaaaactaaactacaactaaactaaatatttagaaaaaaatttaaactaataaaaactatcaaacctactctaaaacgaattaaaatgaactgaattaaagaaaaaaaagtccaaactaaataaaactaaactgtcatgaaaaatccaaaactcttagaaccttgcttcagggtcgcattcagttcagactcaaaactgaacCAAAGTGGTAAAATTATAAAACAGCGATGATTCAatctgataaaaaacaaaaattatacaTAAAACGGTGCTTATTCTGACGGTAAAACAGACAAATTTTGCACAACACGACCAAAAAAACCACCATTATACGCCTCAGCTGCACTAAAGGTTCTGGAATTATTTCTGATTTAACATGAATGTGAGGACAATCAGACGCAGGACGATGAAACCAGAGTCTGACGTCACTTTAAAGTGGAAGAACATGCCTTTTCACCAGTGGGTTAATGGGCGTAAAGTCAGGACCAGGACAGAACACACTCTGCTCCAAAATAACTCC is a genomic window of Sphaeramia orbicularis chromosome 10, fSphaOr1.1, whole genome shotgun sequence containing:
- the LOC115426869 gene encoding protocadherin-1-like, which codes for MAALRREVLLFFAAALLVSCGAAPTDILYRVPEEQPPNTLIGSLAADQGLPDTGHLYKLEVGSPYLRVDGKTGDIYTTEIPIDRETLKDCRNLFDDDKCFLEFEVSITDMVKGLGSGPRLIEGRIEVLDINDNTPQFSSPVLSLSIPENTHVGALFSIPMATDKDSGVNGVDRYSLSTRDDFEQLFTLQVAMDSGEKLPQLVVMGNLDREMKDSYDMNILVVDGGTPERQSSALLRVTITDQNDNAPKFERSYYDADLPENSPLGHSVLQVRAYDADTGANGEIDYSLQASDIVQRLLRIDRSTGIIYVKGLVDREEDNFLKFFVSAKDRGPNSKSSKVVVTVNIKDQNDNAPAIEIRGIGLVTHHNGVANISEDMPIGTPVALVQVSDRDEGENAVVTCVVAGDVPFQLRPASESANDRKRKYFLQTTTLLDYERVKDYRIEIVAVDSGNPALSSTNSLKVQVTDINDNAPSFSPTVLEVDFAEGNQPGDKVLDVAASDADSGTNAELAYSIIELSAKKLFDIDTNSGEVRVKNLLDREETERYEFRVAAADKGVPSKTGTATVVVNVLDRNDNDPKFMLSSYSFSVIENMPPLNPVGVVTVTDTDKGENARVTLSVEPDNGKFFIQNGTGTILSSISFDREKESTYTFRLKAVDSGNPPRSSYAGVTINVLDENDNAPYVTKPSNSSYTYLTPVTPPDTRVGVVEAEDIDSGPNADLTYTIAGGNPYGLFHISPTSGEITLAQEFTGKHNGLHRLVVRVSDKGKPQRHTTALVHVFVNDTKSNASLIEALVGHSLYTPLDRDIAGDPNYILAQRSNILYGSLAGIAGVILVIVAVVVIRHRLQKDTKSGYQAGKKESKDLYAPKQGPKNGKGKKTKKGKAPKPAKPLEEDEEASLQKGLKFNLINDNVNDSPRIHLPLNYPPGSPDLGRHYRSNSPLPSIQLQPQSPSASKKHQAVQDLPATNTFVGTGDNNSTGSDQYSDYSYKANPPKYSNKQLPHRRVTFSTANQAQDLQDASQHSYYDSGLEESETPSSKSSSGPRIGPLALPEDHYERTTPDGSIGEMEHPENGGASSSTEPERGAGQKRLP